A single region of the Triticum dicoccoides isolate Atlit2015 ecotype Zavitan chromosome 2B, WEW_v2.0, whole genome shotgun sequence genome encodes:
- the LOC119365587 gene encoding putative ABC transporter C family member 15, producing MDEGGGSLHSPPLARAHEMFLLRAAALLGDSPSSIVSQYLRQWPEVYSPCFWTSTFVLIQLVFITSIVAQYLFKRIRWCRQRLKTTTPESNKHSNQEQQNADIKLGFSYQASKVCCLLILATHVPRIFFLQLQGRISGCKYPPFVLGEGIQVLSWVILSLAVFSLQKTKSAKHPLIIRAWLILSFLQSIISVIFDLRFSLSDHGYMGFAELIDLFTLVICTYLFAVSVRGKTGITSINSGITEPLLSPSAGQQAETKRTCLYGRASVLDLVTFSWMGPLFATGYKKPLDKNDVPDIDERDYADLLSHSFKRILADVERRHGLSTLSIYRAMFLFIRRKAIINAVFAILCACASYVGPSLINDLVRFLGGERKYGLKKGYILAAAFLSAKVVETVAQRQWIFGARRLGMRLRAALISHIYQKGLRLSCSARQKHTSGEIINYMSVDIQRITDVIWYTNYIWMLPIQLSLAVYVLYLNLGAGAWAGLAATLAIMACNIPLTRLQKRLQSEIMAAKDNRMKATTEVLRSMKILKLQAWDTEYLQKLEALRREEHNWLWKSVRLTAFTTFIFWGSPAFISSITFGTCILMGIPLTAGTVLSALATFRMLQDPIFTLPDLLSVFAQGKVSADRVAQYLQEEELKDDAITEVPRRDTDYDVEIDHGAFSWELETTSPTITDVNLKVKRGMKVAICGMVGSGKSSLLSCILGEMPKLAGAVRVSGSRAYVPQTAWILSGNIRDNILFGNPYDKEKYQKIIQACALTKDLELFANGDLTEIGERGINMSGGQKQRIQIARSVYEDADIYLFDDPFSAVDAHTGAQLFKDCLMGMLKDKTILYVTHQVEFLPAADLILVMQDGKIVQKGRFDDLLKQNIGFEAIVGAHSQAIDSVINAESSSRILSTESQKLADSDDEFERENDTDDQVQGIIKQESEHDVSQGVNEKGRLTQEEEREKGGIGKTVYWAYLTAVHGGALAPVIVAAQSFFQIFQVASNYWMAWACPPTSATTPRVGLGLLLSVYIMLSIGSALCVFGRSILVSLVGLLTAEKFFKNMLHCILRAPMSFFDSTPTGRILNRVSSDQSVLDLEIASKLGWCAFSVIQILGTIGVMSQVAWPVFAIFIPVTAICYAFQRYYIPTARELARLSQIQRAPILHHFAESLTGAASIRAYGQKDRFSKANISLVNNHSRPWFHNISAVEWLCFRLNMLSNFVFAFSLTLLVSLPEGFINPSIAGLAVTYALNLNGQLSSITWNICNTENKMISVERIMQYSRIPSEAPLIVDDHRPPNSWPKDGTINIRNLEVRYAEHLPSVLRNISCTISGRKKVGIVGRTGSGKSTLIQALFRIVEPRQGTIEIDDVDLSKIGLHDLRGRLSIIPQDPTMFEGTVRGNLDPLNEYSDQHIWETLDKCQLGDIVRQSPKKLDSTVVENGENWSVGQRQLFCLGRVLLKRSNVLVLDEATASVDSSTDAIIQQTLREEFGDCTVLTVAHRIHTVIDSDLILVFSEGRIIEYDTPSRLLEDENSEFSRLIKEYSRRSKGF from the exons ATGGACGAAGGAGGAGGGAGCCTGCACTCGCCTCCTCTCGCGAGGGCGCACGAGATGTTCCTCCTCCGCGCCGCGGCTTTGCTCGGCGATTCGCCAA GTTCCATTGTATCACAATACCTGCGACAATGGCCAGAAGTATATTCCCCTTGTTTCTGGACTAGCACTTTTGTATTGATACAACTTGTATTTATCACGAGCATCGTGGCTCAGTATCTGTTCAAGAGAATCAGATGGtgcaggcagaggttgaagaccacAACTCCTGAAAGCAATAAGCATTCTAATCAGGAACAACAGAATGCAGACATAAAGCTGGGCTTCTCATATCAAGCAAGCAAAGTCTGCTGCCTGCTTATATTAGCCACTCATGTCCCGAGGATATTCTTTCTGCAGTTACAAGGAAGAATAAGTGGTTGCAAGTACCCACCTTTTGTTCTGGGTGAAGGCATACAGGTGCTCTCCTGGGTAATATTGTCACTAGCAGTATTCAGTCTACAGAAGACAAAATCTGCAAAGCATCCGCTCATTATTCGGGCATGGTTGATACTTAGCTTTCTGCAATCAATAATCAGTGTGATATTTGATCTCAGGTTCAGCTTATCAGATCATGGATATATGGGGTTTGCAGAACTGATTGACCTGTTCACACTTGTTATCTGCACTTACCTGTTTGCAGTTTCTGTCAGAGGAAAAACAGGAATCACCTCAATAAACAGCGGCATAACAGAGCCACTGTTGAGTCCATCTGCAGGGCAGCAGGCAGAAACTAAAAGGACATGTCTGTATGGCAGGGCAAGCGTTCTGGACCTCGTCACGTTCTCCTGGATGGGTCCTCTATTTGCTACCGGATATAAGAAACCTCTAGATAAGAATGATGTGCCAGATATTGATGAAAGGGACTATGCCGATTTGCTCTCTCATTCATTTAAGAGGATCCTAGCAGATGTTGAACGCAGGCATGGTTTGAGTACTTTATCAATCTATAGAGCAATGTTCCTATTTATTAGAAGAAAAGCAATAATTAATGCAGTATTTGCAATTCTGTGTGCATGTGCATCCTATGTTGGACCATCACTGATTAATGACTTGGTGAGATTCCTCGGGGGAGAGAGGAAGTATGGACTGAAAAAAGGTTATATTCTTGCTGCTGCATTTTTAAGTGCCAAAGTTGTGGAGACAGTAGCTCAGAGGCAGTGGATTTTTGGTGCTCGACGGCTCGGGATGCGGCTACGAGCTGCTTTGATATCCCACATCTATCAAAAGGGGCTCCGGTTATCCTGCAGTGCAAGGCAGAAGCATACCAGTGGAGAGATCATAAACTACATGAGTGTAGATATACAGAGGATAACCGATGTTATATGGTACACAAACTACATTTGGATGTTACCCATACAGCTTTCTCTAGCAGTCTATGTTCTCTATCTAAACCTAGGGGCTGGAGCATGGGCTGGTTTAGCAGCAACACTGGCAATAATGGCTTGCAATATTCCTCTGACCAGACTGCAGAAAAGGTTGCAATCAGAGATCATGGCTGCTAAAGACAACAGAATGAAGGCAACAACGGAAGTACTTAGAAGCATGAAAATACTGAAACTTCAAGCATGGGATACAGAGTACCTTCAAAAGCTAGAAGCTTTGCGAAGGGAGGAGCACAATTGGTTGTGGAAATCTGTGAGGTTGACAGCTTTCACAACATTCATATTTTGGGGGTCCCCTGCATTCATATCCTCCATAACATTCGGTACATGTATATTGATGGGGATTCCTCTAACAGCTGGTACTGTTCTGTCTGCTCTTGCAACGTTCCGGATGCTACAAGATCCAATCTTCACACTTCCCGATTTACTTTCGGTGTTTGCCCAGGGAAAAGTTTCAGCTGATCGAGTAGCACAATACCTCCAGGAAGAAGAATTGAAAGACGACGCAATTACAGAAGTACCAAGGCGTGACACAGACTATGATGTGGAGATTGATCATGGAGCATTCAGTTGGGAACTTGAAACCACATCTCCAACTATAACAGATGTAAATTTAAAAGTAAAGAGAGGGATGAAAGTAGCAATCTGTGGAATGGTCGGCTCTGGGAAATCCAGTCTACTATCATGCATACTTGGGGAGATGCCTAAGCTAGCCGGGGCTGTGAGGGTCAGTGGGAGCAGAGCATATGTTCCTCAGACTGCCTGGATCCTGTCTGGGAACATCAGAGACAACATTCTGTTTGGAAACCCATATGACAAGGAAAAATACCAAAAGATAATACAAGCTTGTGCATTGACTAAAGATCTTGAGCTATTTGCAAATGGTGACTTGACAGAGATTGGAGAAAGAGGAATTAACATGAGTGGTGGACAGAAGCAGCGGATTCAGATTGCAAGGTCAGTGTACGAGGATGCAGATATATACCTCTTTGATGACCCCTTCAGTGCAGTAGATGCTCACACTGGGGCCCAACTTTTCAAG GATTGCCTGATGGGGATGCTTAAAGACAAAACAATATTGTATGTGACCCATCAAGTTGAATTTCTTCCAGCTGCAGACCTTATACTA GTGATGCAGGATGGGAAGATTGTGCAGAAAGGAAGATTTGATGATCTTCTTAAACAGAACATAGGATTTGAAGCCATAGTCGGAGCCCATAGTCAGGCAATTGACTCTGTTATAAATGCCGAGAGTTCTAGCAGAATTTTGTCAACAGAGAGCCAAAAGTTAGCAGATAGTGATGATGAGTTTGAGAGAGAAAACGACACTGATGATCAAGTTCAGGGCATAATTAAGCAAGAGTCTGAACACGATGTCTCGCAAGGTGTCAATGAAAAAGGAAGGCTGACACAAGAGGAAGAACGAGAAAAGGGAGGAATTGGCAAGACGGTCTACTGGGCATACCTGACGGCTGTTCATGGTGGCGCATTAGCACCAGTAATAGTGGCGGCACAGTCATTCTTCCAAATATTCCAGGTAGCAAGCAACTATTGGATGGCATGGGCGTGTCCTCCAACATCTGCAACCACTCCAAGGGTTGGATTAGGCCTTCTTTTGTCTGTATACATAATGCTATCTATAGGAAGTGCACTATGTGTTTTTGGTCGGTCTATACTTGTGTCACTTGTTGGCCTGTTAACAGCAGAGAAGTTCTTCAAGAATATGCTCCATTGCATTCTCCGAGCTCCCATGTCCTTCTTTGATTCCACGCCCACTGGCAGGATCCTAAACAGG GTCTCCAGTGACCAAAGTGTTTTAGATCTGGAAATAGCAAGCAAGCTTGGTTGGTGCGCGTTTTCAGTTATACAAATTCTGGGGACCATTGGGGTTATGTCACAGGTTGCGTGGCCAGTTTTCGCCATCTTTATTCCAGTGACAGCAATCTGTTATGCGTTTCAA AGGTACTACATACCAACAGCAAGAGAGCTGGCTCGTCTGTCACAAATTCAAAGGGCTCCAATCCTCCACCATTTCGCAGAATCACTTACAGGAGCAGCAAGTATTAGAGCATATGGGCAGAAAGACCGTTTCAGCAAAGCAAACATCAGTCTTGTTAACAACCACTCACGACCATGGTTCCATAACATCTCAGCTGTGGAGTGGCTTTGCTTCAGGCTAAACATGCTATCTAACTTTGTCTTTGCCTTTTCTTTGACTCTGTTGGTGAGCCTTCCCGAAGGTTTCATAAATCCGA GCATCGCTGGACTTGCAGTGACTTATGCACTGAACCTCAATGGGCAGTTGTCATCTATAACCTGGAACATTTGCAACACAGAGAATAAAATGATTTCAGTTGAAAGAATAATGCAGTACTCAAGGATCCCTAGTGAGGCTCCTCTAATAGTTGATGATCACCGCCCCCCAAACAGCTGGCCAAAGGATGGCACTATAAATATAAGAAACTTGGAG GTTCGATATGCAGAGCATCTCCCATCTGTTTTAAGAAACATATCATGTACAATTTCAGGACGGAAGAAGGTGGGGATTGTTGGACGTACTGGCAGTGGAAAGTCAACTTTGATTCAAGCGCTTTTCCGGATTGTTGAACCAAGACAAGGGACAATTGAAATTGATGATGTCGATCTCAGCAAAATCGGGTTGCATGATTTACGTGGCAGACTTAGCATCATCCCACAAGATCCAACCATGTTTGAGGGCACAGTGAGAGGAAATCTTGATCCACTGAATGAATATTCTGATCAACATATATGGGAG ACATTGGACAAATGCCAGCTTGGTGACATAGTtcgtcaaagcccaaagaagctggACTCAACAG TTGTCGAAAATGGGGAAAACTGGAGCGTCGGACAGAGGCAGTTGTTTTGTCTGGGAAGGGTTCTACTGAAGCGAAGCAATGTCCTTGTCCTCGACGAGGCAACTGCTTCAGTTGACTCATCTACGGATGCAATTATCCAGCAAACACTCCGTGAGGAGTTTGGGGACTGCACGGTGCTGACAGTAGCACACAGAATTCACACAGTTATCGACAGTGATTTGATTCTTGTCTTCAGCGAAG GAAGAATTATAGAATACGACACGCCGTCAAGATTACTGGAGGACGAGAACTCTGAATTCTCAAGGCTCATCAAGGAGTACTCGCGGAGATCCAAGGGGTTCTAA